The sequence below is a genomic window from Brevibacillus agri.
TGCGAGAGGCTCGTAGATTCGCCCGTTCGTCAGATCCAGCCACGCGCTTCCATGGCTTCCTTGATGCGCAAGAGCGAGATCATGTACGCGCCTGTGCGCAGGTCGACCTTGTATTTTTCCGCAAGCTCCGCCACCGACCGGTAAGCGTTGACCATCGCGGTTTGCAGCTTTTCGTTCACTTCCTGCTCGGACCAGTAGTAGTGCATCAGGTTTTGCACCCATTCGAAGTACGACACGGTCACTCCGCCCGCGTTGGCGAGAATGTCCGGAATGACCACGACTCCTTTTTCGCGCAAAATCGCGTCGGCATCCGGAGTCGTCGGACCGTTGGCTGCTTCTGCAATCCACTTGGCCCGGACGCGATCGGCATTTGCGGCTGTAATCACATTTTCCAGTGCGGCCGGAATCAAAATGTCGACTTCCAGCTCCAGCAACTGTTCATTGGAGATCGCGGTTGCCCCCGGATAGTCCAGGATCGTGGACGTGTCCTTCAACTGCCCGACCTTCGGGATATTCAAGCCTGCACCGTGGTAAATGCCGCCGCGCGAATCGCTGACGGCGACGATGCGAAAGCCAAGCTCGGTCAACAGTCTGGCTGCGATTCGGCCTGCGTTGCCGTACCCTTGAATCGCTACTGTCGTCTCCGCTGGCTTGCGTCCCGAATCTTTGAGCGCCTCCAAAATCGTGAAGACACATCCGCGGGCCGTCGCTTCATTTCTCCCTTTGGAGCCGCCGACCGCAAGCGGCTTGCCTGTGATGACGCCTGGCGAATACGCGCCTTTTAATCGGCTGTATGTATCCATCATCCAGCCCATGATCTGCGGCGTCGTGTAGACGTCCGGCGCGGGAATGTCGGTGTCAGGGCCGACGATGTCCGCAATCGCTTCCATAAAGCCGCGGCTCACGCGCTCCAGCTCGCCCGCGCTCAGCTCGTGCGGATCGCAAATAACGCCGCCTTTTCCGCCTCCATACGGCAGGCCGACGACACCGCATTTGAACGACATCCACATCGAGAGCGCTTTGACCTCATCCATCGTGACGTCGGGATGGAAGCGAATGCCGCCTTTGGTCGGTCCCACCGCATCGTTGTGCTGCGAGCGGAACCCTTCGAATACGCGAACGCTGCCATCGTCCATTTTGACCGGAAAGCTGACTGCGAGCACGCGCTTCGGCCTTTTCAAGATTTCGACGGCGTGGCTTGGCAGACGAAGCAACGCTGCTGCCGTGTCAATCTGCTTTTGCACAATCTCGTAAGGATTCAGGTTTTCTTTTTCTACTGTCTTTTGCATGCTTGATCCTCCCCACCTATCTTGCATCACCCTGGCGCAGAGCTAAAGGATGAATGGAGTTATTATATATGAAACAGATAAATTCAGACAATTTATTTTTGATTTTTTCACATTATTGTGTCATTTGTGCGTTTGTATGAAAAAACGCCTGCTGCATCTTCGCGACACAGCAGGCGTTCCCGCTTTATTTTTTCATATAAGCCTGCATCAGCTTGGTTTTGGTCTCCCATATTTCCTCGCTCACATGCAGGCGATAGTGCTCGGGGTTGAGCATCCGCAAATACTCCGGCCAGAACTGCTTGAGCTGCTCGCGGTGGTAGCTGCGAATCTCCTCCAGCTTCGGCAACTGATACACCAGCTCGCCATCGACAAACACCGGGATCAGCAACGCTTCTGCCTTGTAGCGGGTCACCTGCTTGTTCAAATACGGGTGGATCGGGTTGAACAGGTTGACCGGAGCGCCTTCGGCAATGGTCGTTTCCTCCGGGAAGCACAAGTAGTCGGCAATCGCTTTGCCCGTATCGGGATCGATCAGTCGGTACATGTCCTTGATGCCGGGAGTCGTCACTTTTTCCGGATTGGACGAAATCTTGATCGTCGGCTGGTACACCCCGTTCGCGTCCTGGCGCGCTACGAGTTTGTACACGCCGCCGAGCGTCGGCTGATCCGCAGCCGTAATGAGCTGTGTCCCCACTCCCCAGCTATCGACCTTCGCGCCCTGG
It includes:
- a CDS encoding Glu/Leu/Phe/Val family dehydrogenase, whose product is MQKTVEKENLNPYEIVQKQIDTAAALLRLPSHAVEILKRPKRVLAVSFPVKMDDGSVRVFEGFRSQHNDAVGPTKGGIRFHPDVTMDEVKALSMWMSFKCGVVGLPYGGGKGGVICDPHELSAGELERVSRGFMEAIADIVGPDTDIPAPDVYTTPQIMGWMMDTYSRLKGAYSPGVITGKPLAVGGSKGRNEATARGCVFTILEALKDSGRKPAETTVAIQGYGNAGRIAARLLTELGFRIVAVSDSRGGIYHGAGLNIPKVGQLKDTSTILDYPGATAISNEQLLELEVDILIPAALENVITAANADRVRAKWIAEAANGPTTPDADAILREKGVVVIPDILANAGGVTVSYFEWVQNLMHYYWSEQEVNEKLQTAMVNAYRSVAELAEKYKVDLRTGAYMISLLRIKEAMEARGWI